A segment of the Dunckerocampus dactyliophorus isolate RoL2022-P2 chromosome 19, RoL_Ddac_1.1, whole genome shotgun sequence genome:
aGTGAAGCAGTGAGTGGGACGAAGTGGCTGGTTGACATTCTTAGCGGGCTTTTAATGGAAGTGAATGCAGCCAAGAGTCCTTAAATGTGACGTTACGTGTTGCACTTCTAGCTTCTAGGCTGTAAAAACATCAGCTTGGGAGTTCAGGTCACATTGTTCGTCATTTGTTCATACGTGTAAAGAATTATTACGCACGTATCGTGTGTTTGCTTCTGATGTGACTGTGCATGAGTGATGATAAGAGACTTTAATGCGatgcttcaactctcactgaCTCCCAAGCTGTCTGAAAGacaatttttgccttttttgtcaCCTCTTGACACactttgtctgttttttgttaGAGTGCCAACGTACCGAGGGAAGCAGAGAGAGGTCCACATGACGGTAGGTGTCTCACAGGGCAGCGTGGGAATGAATAAAAGTGAAGAGTGCCAACCAAAGAAGACACAAAAAGGAAGGAAGTCCTTCTTTGTTTTTGGACTTTCACCTTGACGCTGTCATGCAGAGACGTGCCCGCCCTCTGGTGGCCACACTTCCACGTGAAGGCCTTATAAAGTGGATGACTCGCCAGCATTTTTCATGTCTGAGGTTAAGCTGGGGAAATGTTACGGTCACCAGACTCACTTTTTtagaatggaatggaattttacccattttttcttcttttgcacAACAATCCCAACGCCATTGcccaatcttgaatcttgatttgggacaaatgagaaaaaggaAACATGTAGTTTTTGTTCAGGCACTCATGTGTTTGTACTGGCCGCCTTCAGGGTTGTTTTCCGCTCACTTGTTCTGTGATTGATAGCTCAGGGGAGGCAATCATGCTTCTCAAGAGACTTAAATaagcaataaatgaatttttatttcttttgtgcTGCTGACAGACATAGACAAAATTAATCAAACCCGCATCTTTATCCATCAGGAGTTATACTCGGCACCTTAAAGGTCTTCATGCTTATCCTTAGCAACACATTTTGGACTGAAGTTTGTGGGAAGCTCTTTTGTGGTCCCCATTGCACACAGCAATCGTCCATAAAGTCATGCTTGCAGAAAAAGCACATCTAACAGTAGAATGGAGTTTTGTCTGTGACCTCTGGCATCATAAATGGGCCAAAATGACCACAGATGGACCCCAAAATCTCCATATGATCATAGTTGTCATTTATAAGTGCGCCCCAATTCACAAATACTTGCCCTGGAAGCTAAACATTACGCTAACCATCTTCAAAATGCATCCAATGTATCTTCCTTACtgcttattattgtttattatttgtttttgaagtATGTAACTCAGTAAAATTGCAGTATGCACGCAGTAAACTTTAGTTTATACAAACAAAGTCATCAGACTACTCATTTTGTTGAACCATACTTCAATTTTCAGCTGTCGCAATCTTTTTTTGGGTTAATTTTGGATAACTTAGCTGGGAGTCGCCCTCTTCAGGTGTGGAGGGATACAGTAGTATTTTTCTAATagcactttttttgttcatCATTCCACAATAAAATGCGGAATGCAAACACTTAAAAGCAATGTGATATAATACTCAAAGAATGAAAAAGCTCACACTATCATAAAACTTAAGATAGTCGTCATCGCTGTTGCCGTCAAACGGAAACCAAAACCATCTCCATATCATACAACCAATGACGTGCTTTAAGACCAAGACCATCTTGCTCCCCCCATATAGGGGGTCGATAACCATATAGGGTGCAAAAAGTTGTACTTGCAAATATTCCAAATGAGTagaacatgacaaaaaataaattggattgttgtcatttttacatttttgaaaatatttgttgtgtttatgGAATATTTGCATCATTCTACAAGTAAGAGGATGATGGTTGCAGGTGCAAGAGTGTATTGTAACAATATGTCACGTAGATACGCCATGTGTCTAAAACAGTGTCTCAACCCGCCCCCCAGTGATCCCCTTAATGGAGGTATACAACAAGAGCTTGTGTAAGCCCCGGGAGCTGCTGGTGGAGATCCTGCAGGAGTACCCCGAGGAGGTGGAGCACATCTTCATCCCATCGTGCGTTGTGTTAACGCGCTGCGCCGGCTGCTGCAACGACGAGACGCTGCAGTGCACGCCCACGTCCAGCTATAACGTGACGATGGAGGTCAGTCGGTCCGTCAGTCACCTTATTGTCACCCTGGTTATGTAAAAGTTACTCAAGCGTGTTTTATTTTGGACACATTGTCCAACCAAAATATCCAAAAAAGTGTCTCCAGTGGGACCTTCTGAGCTAAACAACGAGCGACCGCAGCCGCTTGGGGGTAGGCGATGTTGCAAATGAGCGGCACCATAAAAAGTGTATTGATGACATCTGGGTGACTTTCTCTCACTGCTGACCCGTTATTTGGACGTACTTGTGTTTTGTACTTTACATCTTTTACGTCACCATCTTTTCTTGCTATTTTCAAGCTAATTCTgcacagtcctgattggcttgtGTTCTTTCCACAGATCAAAAGAATAAAAACCCAAAGGCAACAAAATGATATCTTTATGAGTTTTACAGAACACAGCGCATGCGAGTGTAGGTAAGAaaacctccacacacacacacacacacgtaccgGTACTTAGTCAGGCACTGTGAATGTGTGTTATGcaccaaatgtttaaaaaaacaaacaaaacatggaatactGGGCTTCATTTGACAGGTCTGCTAGATTCATATCTTCTTATCGTCTGCTTCCTTTACTTGGCCGCTGATAAAAAGGTAGCTGCAGGTTGAAGCATATCCCAGCAGACGTGCTCCCTCTGCGTTTGTACGCCAGTATCCTCATTCCATCCCATTGCTCAAGCAAAGGAGATACATGAGTGCAGCTCCCAGTCATTCTCTTGTTCCCCCTCGTTGGCGGACTGATGTAAATGCTGAAAAATGGCACATTTTGTGTATAAacgtggttttattttgaaatgatggAAGCTATAATCATAAGGGGGGGGGATGTGACGCTTTCCACAGCTGTACAGCAGCTGGGAGATGCATTTTGACCTCCTCCAGGGAGGGTGTGTTCTATAAATTATACACTGCAATTACAAAAGTAATGGGACATGAcactgacaggaagtgaaaatggaagaaaatattcCCCTTGCCATATAGCTTTGTACGAGGTGTGCGGTATGTATGCATCctagttcatcccaaaggtgtcTGACGGGCTTCTTccaaccttcctgttttgtcaggagttatttgttgaattcacCTTCTTTACTTTAATGGTGCAATTTTCTTATTGAGGTGAGagacactactgaattcaagaaataacgcaCGGCAAACCAGGAAGGCGGCGTCCGTGTTGatttcgctgccacatcgtgttttTGGGACGTTGtcaatgaagataaaagtaaccgtaaatgttcatttatcctttttgtTCATGATTTGCATGTATTTATGCAGTATGAATACTTTTCTGAATGTGAAACTATAAACAATAAAACGTGTtctgtgttaatattttgggctttctgggatggatgaattggattgacatgatttcttatggcaaAAATGGATTGTGTCAGCGTTTGTTTCGGTGAGattctgaccttctggaacgaatggatgaccctaaccaaggtttcactctTCCTTGATCATAAATTGGTGAGCCAAGTATCGA
Coding sequences within it:
- the vegfab gene encoding vascular endothelial growth factor Ab isoform X2, whose product is MTVKTPNTDTADSNTSPGFGFVNTMNFIDSLTLLFLTLSAVKSANVPREAERGPHDVIPLMEVYNKSLCKPRELLVEILQEYPEEVEHIFIPSCVVLTRCAGCCNDETLQCTPTSSYNVTMEIKRIKTQRQQNDIFMSFTEHSACECRLKKEVKELKENVCKPCTERRKHLFVQDPLTCRCSCKHTDQFCKDRQLELNERTCRCDKPRR